In one Paramormyrops kingsleyae isolate MSU_618 chromosome 18, PKINGS_0.4, whole genome shotgun sequence genomic region, the following are encoded:
- the LOC111855290 gene encoding transcriptional regulator ATRX-like isoform X2, with amino-acid sequence MNESIHGSESNVDVNSLPKGTVIVQPEPVGNEDDFRGPEFRSRGTTKLKSDVLRKRGEHFQIVSCTACGQQVNHFLRDSLYQHPILKVLICKSCFKYYMSDDISKDVDGMDEQCRWCAEGGNLICCDFCSNAFCKKCILRNLGRKELSAILDEENKWYCYVCSPEPLLDLGFACHNVLQTMGQIWSQQRKRGKLENEKAAGDDGIHKNFQKNKATFQGKGHSIDNHGCRPTVVANQELMVPKELAKKTKNLVEATSALNNMFLKLLQQSTENQTTVAVKLSQLKAFKGVLAALKNVHSALEEALEQEYLESVLQSGEETVHNITNDENPNASYGQGTSKFSHNHAEKKSKINHLMKLADEVSMENITEGAVAENDRLEKSSQSPIQKGGGLTNVQDATEGTSAKVTGWKPPTVPCETSLGVATVSPSLPEKQYEVPESSENALGTAQKGSANYRTFLELNPGPYRVTKKLVVRLTPVQLQKSYESSHFKKDKENKNEDSHEGVDFTEGPSVERVLPMENEQDSRRLPRVKITPLRRQVDSKANLTCTQGNSDSDVDGDTQTEVQDAYNMPNGKKKGRMVPPVLQTLASEVESGNEDGLQIVKRKCLFGLNRNSLQSPDKTSLKRKRKVSLSDSEHSEFTTTKNTVKKGRPKNDYTSSNESDLETETGNLGKHRVLRNNRKINDTGNELDGAQEKDFQKVMKTRRPAVNSKMFQLKVKHSSEECKCSSFDIHDDEERICTIEDPVGGGDQNMKPITKRTNVLETGTFHQAPEDEPNVQAALDVDGDDLENHGLKKVDTPIITHLKCGSRAKERITKHSSKTGTACTVKTRSQTTPQKT; translated from the exons ATGAATGAATCTATCCATGGTTCAGAGAGCAATGTTGATGTAAACAGTTTACCTAAAG GTACTGTGATAGTACAGCCAGAGCCTGTGGGAAATGAAGATGACTTCAGGGGTCCTGAGTTTCGAAGCAGAGGAACCACCAAGCTAAAAAGTGATGTTTTGCGCAAAAGAG GTGAGCACTTCCAGATTGTAAGCTGCACTGCTTGTGGACAGCAGGTCAACCATTTCCTGCGAGACTCCCTTTATCAACACCCTATCCTCAAAGTGCTTATATGCAAG TCCTGTTTCAAGTACTACATGAGTGATGACATCAGCAAGGATGTGGATGGCATGGATGAACAGTGTCG GTGGTGTGCTGAGGGTGGAAACTTGATTTGTTGTGATTTCTGCAGTAACGCCTTCTGTAAAAAGTGCATTCTGCGTAATTTGGGCCGTAAAGAGCTTTCAGCTATCTTAGATGAGGAAAACAAGTGGTACTGCTATGTATGCAGTCCAGAACCCCTCCTGGATCTAGGGTTTGCCTGTCATAATGTGCTGCAAACCATGGGACAAATCTGGAGCCAGCAACGAAAAAGGGGCAAACTAGAGAACGAAAAAGCAGCTGGAGATGATGGAATCCATAAAAACTTCCAAAAGAACAAGGCAACTTTTCAAGGGAAGGGACACAGCATTGACAACCACGGATGCCGTCCTACAGTGGTTGCCAACCAAGAGCTGATGGTACCAAAAGAACTggctaaaaaaacaaaaaaccttGTTGAAGCCACATCTGCTTTGAACAATATGTTTCTAAAATTATTGCAGCAGAGCACAGAAAACCAAACAACCGTTGCTGTTAAGTTGAGCCAGCTGAAGGCCTTCAAAGGAGTGTTAGCTGCTCTAAAAAACGTCCACAGTGCCTTGGAGGAGGCTTTGGAGCAGGAATACCTGGAGTCCGTACTGCAGAGTGGAGAGGAGACCGTACACAACATCACTAATGATGAAAACCCAAATGCCAGTTACGGGCAGGGAACTTCTAAATTTTCACATAACCATGCCGAAAAGAAAAGCAagataaatcatttaatgaaacttGCCGATGAAGTCAGTATGGAAAATATTACAGAAGGTGCTGTTGCAGAGAATGATAGATTGGAGAAAAGCTCACAAAGCCCAATTCAGAAAGGTGGTGGACTGACGAATGTCCAAGACGCAACTGAAGGGACATCTGCCAAAGTAACAGGATGGAAGCCACCCACAGTGCCGTGTGAAACATCCCTTGGTGTTGCCACTGTTTCACCCAGTCTTCCTGAGAAACAATATGAGGTGCCTGAATCTTCAGAAAATGCCCTAGGGACAGCACAAAAGGGCTCCGCCAATTACAGGACATTTTTAGAGTTGAACCCAGGTCCATACAGGGTTACAAAAAAATTGGTTGTGAGACTGACACCTGTTCAATTGCAAAAATCTTATGAATCTAGTCATTTTAAGAAGGACAAAGAAAATAAGAATGAGGACAGTCACGAGGGAGTGGATTTCACTGAAGGGCCGTCCGTGGAGCGTGTTCTGCCGATGGAAAATGAGCAAGATAGTAGGCGTTTACCAAGGGTGAAGATCACGCCTTTGCGGAGGCAAGTGGACAGTAAGGCCAACCTGACATGCACACAGGGTAACAGTGACAGTGATGTCGATGGGGACACGCAAACAGAAGTCCAAGATGCATATAACATGCCAAATGGAAAGAAAAAGGGCAGGATGGTTCCTCCTGTCCTACAGACGCTTGCTTCAGAGGTAGAGAGTGGTAATGAGGACGGTCTGCAAATAGTCAAGAGGAAGTGCCTATTTGGACTGAACAGGAATTCCCTGCAGTCTCCTGACAAGACGAGCCTAAAACGCAAGCGGAAGGTTAGCTTATCCGACTCTGAACACAGTGAATTCACTACGACTAAGAACACAGTGAAGAAAGGGAGACCCAAGAATGATTATACTTCCAGTAATGAATCAGATCTTGAGACGGAAACTGGAAACCTGGGAAAGCATCGTGTACTTAGGAATAACAGGAAAATTAATGACACTGGAAATGAATTAGATGGTGCACAGGAAAAAGATTTCCAGAAAGTGATGAAGACTAGAAGGCCTGCAGTAAACTCTAAAATGTTTCAGCTTAAAGTTAAGCATTCATCAGAAGAGTGTAAATGTTCTTCTTTTGACATCCATGATGATGAGGAAAGAATATGTACAATTGAGGACCCTGTTGGCGGTGGTGATCAAAATATGAAACCCATCACAAAACGGACAAATGTATTGGAGACGGGCACTTTCCACCAGGCGCCAG AGGATGAACCAAATGTTCAAGCTGCCCTTGATGTTGATGGTGATGATCTGGAGAACCATGGTTTGAAGAAGGTTGACACACCAATTATAACACACCTTAAATGTGGCAGCAGAGCTAAGGAGCGGATTACCAAGCACAGCAGCAAAACTGGGACTGCCTGCACTGTAAAGACCCGATCTCAAACAACACCTCAAAAAACATAG
- the LOC111855290 gene encoding transcriptional regulator ATRX-like isoform X1 produces the protein MTAQIRRNSKLNTLVTKLHEYLAYLSDEESSGPGPDDSNGKKSSDVTDLFITDNTREQPCSSTDSGKHSARSKRKPSVTTKNTGFNESAAFRKCDESFMNESIHGSESNVDVNSLPKGTVIVQPEPVGNEDDFRGPEFRSRGTTKLKSDVLRKRGEHFQIVSCTACGQQVNHFLRDSLYQHPILKVLICKSCFKYYMSDDISKDVDGMDEQCRWCAEGGNLICCDFCSNAFCKKCILRNLGRKELSAILDEENKWYCYVCSPEPLLDLGFACHNVLQTMGQIWSQQRKRGKLENEKAAGDDGIHKNFQKNKATFQGKGHSIDNHGCRPTVVANQELMVPKELAKKTKNLVEATSALNNMFLKLLQQSTENQTTVAVKLSQLKAFKGVLAALKNVHSALEEALEQEYLESVLQSGEETVHNITNDENPNASYGQGTSKFSHNHAEKKSKINHLMKLADEVSMENITEGAVAENDRLEKSSQSPIQKGGGLTNVQDATEGTSAKVTGWKPPTVPCETSLGVATVSPSLPEKQYEVPESSENALGTAQKGSANYRTFLELNPGPYRVTKKLVVRLTPVQLQKSYESSHFKKDKENKNEDSHEGVDFTEGPSVERVLPMENEQDSRRLPRVKITPLRRQVDSKANLTCTQGNSDSDVDGDTQTEVQDAYNMPNGKKKGRMVPPVLQTLASEVESGNEDGLQIVKRKCLFGLNRNSLQSPDKTSLKRKRKVSLSDSEHSEFTTTKNTVKKGRPKNDYTSSNESDLETETGNLGKHRVLRNNRKINDTGNELDGAQEKDFQKVMKTRRPAVNSKMFQLKVKHSSEECKCSSFDIHDDEERICTIEDPVGGGDQNMKPITKRTNVLETGTFHQAPEDEPNVQAALDVDGDDLENHGLKKVDTPIITHLKCGSRAKERITKHSSKTGTACTVKTRSQTTPQKT, from the exons CCTTGCAGCTCAACGGATAGTGGGAAACACTCGGCACGTTCAAAGAG GAAACCTTCTGTTACCACGAAGAACACTGGATTTAATGAATCTGCTGCTTTTAGAAAATGTGATGAGTCATTCATGAATGAATCTATCCATGGTTCAGAGAGCAATGTTGATGTAAACAGTTTACCTAAAG GTACTGTGATAGTACAGCCAGAGCCTGTGGGAAATGAAGATGACTTCAGGGGTCCTGAGTTTCGAAGCAGAGGAACCACCAAGCTAAAAAGTGATGTTTTGCGCAAAAGAG GTGAGCACTTCCAGATTGTAAGCTGCACTGCTTGTGGACAGCAGGTCAACCATTTCCTGCGAGACTCCCTTTATCAACACCCTATCCTCAAAGTGCTTATATGCAAG TCCTGTTTCAAGTACTACATGAGTGATGACATCAGCAAGGATGTGGATGGCATGGATGAACAGTGTCG GTGGTGTGCTGAGGGTGGAAACTTGATTTGTTGTGATTTCTGCAGTAACGCCTTCTGTAAAAAGTGCATTCTGCGTAATTTGGGCCGTAAAGAGCTTTCAGCTATCTTAGATGAGGAAAACAAGTGGTACTGCTATGTATGCAGTCCAGAACCCCTCCTGGATCTAGGGTTTGCCTGTCATAATGTGCTGCAAACCATGGGACAAATCTGGAGCCAGCAACGAAAAAGGGGCAAACTAGAGAACGAAAAAGCAGCTGGAGATGATGGAATCCATAAAAACTTCCAAAAGAACAAGGCAACTTTTCAAGGGAAGGGACACAGCATTGACAACCACGGATGCCGTCCTACAGTGGTTGCCAACCAAGAGCTGATGGTACCAAAAGAACTggctaaaaaaacaaaaaaccttGTTGAAGCCACATCTGCTTTGAACAATATGTTTCTAAAATTATTGCAGCAGAGCACAGAAAACCAAACAACCGTTGCTGTTAAGTTGAGCCAGCTGAAGGCCTTCAAAGGAGTGTTAGCTGCTCTAAAAAACGTCCACAGTGCCTTGGAGGAGGCTTTGGAGCAGGAATACCTGGAGTCCGTACTGCAGAGTGGAGAGGAGACCGTACACAACATCACTAATGATGAAAACCCAAATGCCAGTTACGGGCAGGGAACTTCTAAATTTTCACATAACCATGCCGAAAAGAAAAGCAagataaatcatttaatgaaacttGCCGATGAAGTCAGTATGGAAAATATTACAGAAGGTGCTGTTGCAGAGAATGATAGATTGGAGAAAAGCTCACAAAGCCCAATTCAGAAAGGTGGTGGACTGACGAATGTCCAAGACGCAACTGAAGGGACATCTGCCAAAGTAACAGGATGGAAGCCACCCACAGTGCCGTGTGAAACATCCCTTGGTGTTGCCACTGTTTCACCCAGTCTTCCTGAGAAACAATATGAGGTGCCTGAATCTTCAGAAAATGCCCTAGGGACAGCACAAAAGGGCTCCGCCAATTACAGGACATTTTTAGAGTTGAACCCAGGTCCATACAGGGTTACAAAAAAATTGGTTGTGAGACTGACACCTGTTCAATTGCAAAAATCTTATGAATCTAGTCATTTTAAGAAGGACAAAGAAAATAAGAATGAGGACAGTCACGAGGGAGTGGATTTCACTGAAGGGCCGTCCGTGGAGCGTGTTCTGCCGATGGAAAATGAGCAAGATAGTAGGCGTTTACCAAGGGTGAAGATCACGCCTTTGCGGAGGCAAGTGGACAGTAAGGCCAACCTGACATGCACACAGGGTAACAGTGACAGTGATGTCGATGGGGACACGCAAACAGAAGTCCAAGATGCATATAACATGCCAAATGGAAAGAAAAAGGGCAGGATGGTTCCTCCTGTCCTACAGACGCTTGCTTCAGAGGTAGAGAGTGGTAATGAGGACGGTCTGCAAATAGTCAAGAGGAAGTGCCTATTTGGACTGAACAGGAATTCCCTGCAGTCTCCTGACAAGACGAGCCTAAAACGCAAGCGGAAGGTTAGCTTATCCGACTCTGAACACAGTGAATTCACTACGACTAAGAACACAGTGAAGAAAGGGAGACCCAAGAATGATTATACTTCCAGTAATGAATCAGATCTTGAGACGGAAACTGGAAACCTGGGAAAGCATCGTGTACTTAGGAATAACAGGAAAATTAATGACACTGGAAATGAATTAGATGGTGCACAGGAAAAAGATTTCCAGAAAGTGATGAAGACTAGAAGGCCTGCAGTAAACTCTAAAATGTTTCAGCTTAAAGTTAAGCATTCATCAGAAGAGTGTAAATGTTCTTCTTTTGACATCCATGATGATGAGGAAAGAATATGTACAATTGAGGACCCTGTTGGCGGTGGTGATCAAAATATGAAACCCATCACAAAACGGACAAATGTATTGGAGACGGGCACTTTCCACCAGGCGCCAG AGGATGAACCAAATGTTCAAGCTGCCCTTGATGTTGATGGTGATGATCTGGAGAACCATGGTTTGAAGAAGGTTGACACACCAATTATAACACACCTTAAATGTGGCAGCAGAGCTAAGGAGCGGATTACCAAGCACAGCAGCAAAACTGGGACTGCCTGCACTGTAAAGACCCGATCTCAAACAACACCTCAAAAAACATAG